A genome region from Baekduia alba includes the following:
- a CDS encoding MFS transporter: MTATRAPRGLVLGTVLTAMFMAILDVFIVNVANPAIQRDLHAPASAIQWIVAGYVLAYAVMLITGGRIGDAIGRRRAFRAGMGLFTLASAACSAAPTSATLIAARVVQGLGAALMQPQVLSIIQVEFSPQERPRAFALLGSVIGVASVAGQIVGGALIALAGWRAVFAINVPIGVVTIVLAGRVLPESKAAEARRLDVVGVALGTLALLLVVAPVVEGREAGWPLWVPVAIAAALPVGALFLRHERRLSARGAAPLVDLSLFAVRPFVTGIGIVLAFWGAVPVYFVGLAQYLQRGEGLSPVLSGVVFTPLAAAFFATSLAAPRIAPRVGGPQRVMTLGALVTALGAFATSGALVLNQSDAHLPTVPLVLGLALMGAGQGLLMPGAIAFVLRDVPVASAGSASGLLATTQQTAAVLGIALGGTLFFGLAGDPPTPGGFSDALAALGLWTAGGALIAAGLTLWRPSAIRQVHANSHALTPSGR; encoded by the coding sequence ATGACCGCAACCCGAGCGCCCCGCGGGCTCGTCCTCGGCACCGTCCTGACGGCGATGTTCATGGCGATCCTCGACGTCTTCATCGTCAACGTCGCCAACCCCGCCATCCAGCGCGACCTCCACGCGCCGGCCTCGGCGATCCAGTGGATCGTCGCCGGCTACGTCCTGGCCTACGCGGTGATGCTGATCACCGGCGGCCGGATCGGCGACGCGATCGGCCGCCGGCGCGCGTTCCGGGCCGGCATGGGGCTCTTCACGCTCGCCTCGGCCGCGTGCAGCGCCGCGCCGACCTCGGCGACGCTGATCGCCGCCCGCGTGGTCCAGGGCCTCGGCGCCGCGCTCATGCAGCCGCAGGTGCTCTCGATCATCCAGGTCGAGTTCTCGCCCCAGGAGCGCCCGCGCGCGTTCGCGCTCCTGGGCAGCGTGATCGGCGTCGCGTCGGTCGCCGGGCAGATCGTCGGCGGGGCGCTCATCGCCCTGGCCGGCTGGCGCGCGGTGTTCGCCATCAACGTCCCGATCGGCGTCGTCACGATCGTCCTCGCCGGCCGCGTGCTGCCGGAGTCCAAGGCCGCGGAGGCGCGCCGCCTCGACGTCGTGGGCGTCGCCCTCGGCACGCTCGCGCTCCTGCTCGTCGTCGCGCCCGTGGTCGAGGGCCGCGAGGCCGGCTGGCCGCTGTGGGTGCCGGTCGCGATCGCCGCCGCGCTGCCGGTCGGCGCGCTGTTCCTGCGCCACGAGCGCCGGCTGAGCGCCCGCGGCGCGGCGCCGCTCGTCGACCTCTCGCTGTTCGCCGTCCGCCCGTTCGTGACCGGCATCGGGATCGTCCTCGCGTTCTGGGGCGCGGTCCCGGTCTACTTCGTCGGCCTCGCCCAGTACCTCCAGCGCGGCGAGGGCCTGAGCCCGGTGCTCTCCGGCGTCGTCTTCACGCCGCTGGCCGCCGCGTTCTTCGCGACGTCGCTCGCCGCGCCCCGGATCGCGCCCCGCGTCGGCGGTCCGCAGCGCGTGATGACGCTCGGCGCGCTCGTCACCGCGCTCGGCGCCTTCGCGACCTCCGGAGCGCTCGTCCTGAACCAGAGCGACGCGCACCTCCCCACCGTTCCCCTCGTCCTCGGCCTGGCCCTGATGGGCGCCGGTCAGGGCCTGCTGATGCCCGGCGCCATCGCGTTCGTCCTGCGCGACGTGCCGGTCGCGTCCGCGGGCTCGGCGTCCGGTCTGCTCGCGACCACGCAGCAGACGGCCGCCGTCCTGGGCATCGCGCTCGGCGGAACGCTGTTCTTCGGCCTCGCGGGCGATCCACCGACTCCCGGTGGATTCAGTGATGCCTTAGCCGCGCTGGGCCTGTGGACCGCCGGAGGCGCCCTGATCGCGGCCGGTTTGACCCTGTGGCGGCCGTCGGCGATACGCCAGGTGCATGCAAATTCTCACGCACTGACCCCTTCGGGCCGATAG
- a CDS encoding helix-turn-helix transcriptional regulator, whose product MRRRELADFLRTRRAALTPRDVGLPEGGRRRTPGLRREEVAALAGVGTTWYTWLEQARDVRASRSVLEAVGEALRLTPAEHRHLVRLGRGEELALPGPQREVVSGTLDRLIANLGANPAYVLGRRWDYLAWNDATAALFGDPAARPPERRNHVWALFTDPERQALVTDWDDTTRAVVARFRGDAARHVGDPAFEELIADLKAVSPEFRRLWKRHEIVGDLVGRKVLRHPDVGLLAFEHAALRPAEAPEQRLILYSPLPEHDTASKMMRLMAAWRG is encoded by the coding sequence GTGCGCCGGCGCGAGCTGGCCGACTTCCTGCGCACGCGCCGCGCGGCGCTGACGCCGCGAGACGTCGGGCTGCCCGAGGGCGGGCGGCGGCGCACGCCGGGGCTCCGGCGCGAGGAGGTCGCCGCGCTCGCCGGGGTCGGGACCACGTGGTACACGTGGCTCGAGCAGGCGCGCGACGTGCGCGCGTCGCGCTCCGTCCTGGAGGCCGTCGGCGAGGCGCTGCGGCTGACGCCGGCCGAGCATCGCCACCTGGTGCGCCTGGGGCGCGGCGAGGAGCTCGCGCTGCCCGGTCCGCAGCGCGAGGTCGTGAGCGGCACGCTGGACCGGCTGATCGCCAACCTCGGCGCGAACCCGGCCTACGTGCTCGGTCGCCGCTGGGACTACCTCGCGTGGAACGACGCGACCGCCGCGCTGTTCGGCGATCCGGCCGCGCGGCCGCCCGAGCGCCGCAACCACGTCTGGGCGCTGTTCACCGATCCCGAGCGCCAGGCGCTGGTCACCGACTGGGACGACACGACGCGGGCGGTGGTCGCGCGCTTCCGCGGCGACGCGGCCCGCCACGTCGGCGATCCGGCGTTCGAGGAGCTGATCGCCGACCTCAAGGCCGTCAGCCCGGAGTTCCGGCGCCTGTGGAAGCGCCACGAGATCGTCGGCGACCTGGTCGGCCGCAAGGTGCTGCGCCATCCGGACGTCGGCCTGCTGGCCTTCGAGCACGCCGCGCTGCGCCCAGCCGAGGCGCCCGAGCAGCGCCTGATCCTGTACTCGCCGCTGCCCGAGCACGACACGGCGAGCAAGATGATGCGCTTGATGGCGGCCTGGCGTGGCTGA
- a CDS encoding acyltransferase: MCAALRRSEAPPPVFAGPAAVAPPSRPRRAPGRRDRRRAGRARRLGVELGADVVIDRDVVFDLADGARVAIGAGVALGAGCRFHVGPGARLSIGAGTTLGERCVVTAFQGASIGARCLLADEVVLIDAEPNADDVERPLREQGLSAAAVAVGDDVRVGPSAAILSGAQVPSGATIAAHAIVRG, encoded by the coding sequence ATGTGCGCCGCCCTTCGTCGTTCTGAGGCACCCCCGCCCGTCTTCGCCGGCCCCGCCGCGGTGGCGCCGCCGAGCCGGCCGCGCCGCGCGCCCGGGCGGCGCGACCGCCGGCGGGCGGGTCGTGCGCGCCGGCTCGGCGTCGAGCTCGGCGCCGACGTCGTCATCGACCGCGACGTCGTCTTCGACCTGGCCGACGGGGCGCGCGTCGCGATCGGCGCGGGCGTCGCGCTGGGCGCCGGCTGTCGCTTCCACGTCGGCCCGGGCGCACGGTTGAGCATCGGCGCCGGCACCACGCTCGGCGAGCGCTGCGTGGTGACCGCCTTCCAGGGCGCGTCGATCGGCGCCCGCTGCCTGCTCGCCGACGAGGTCGTCCTCATCGACGCCGAGCCGAACGCCGACGACGTCGAGCGCCCGCTGCGCGAGCAGGGCCTGAGCGCCGCGGCGGTCGCCGTTGGCGACGACGTCCGCGTCGGGCCGAGCGCCGCGATCCTCTCCGGGGCGCAGGTCCCGTCCGGCGCGACGATCGCCGCCCACGCGATCGTGCGCGGCTAG
- a CDS encoding sigma-70 family RNA polymerase sigma factor — MTPSTLTPTFTNDVLASPLDQLLRRASQYQLLDPAKEIELAQRIEKGDLDAKDLLVNSNLRLVVSVARHYVGQGLTLDDLVQEGMLGLIRAVEKFDYRKGYRFSTYATIWIRQALQRGLDNTGRTIRLPSHMSQRARRIARVERELTAEHGEPPTDEKIAAAAELELEEVALLRERDRALASLDQTVGDDGETALGALLPADGETVDEEVERETEASSLRDAVNRLPEDEREVIHLRFGTGGDGEHTLVQAARRLGMPPSKARQAEERALRRLAADGDVKGLRVAA, encoded by the coding sequence TTGACCCCCTCCACCCTCACCCCCACGTTCACGAACGACGTCCTCGCGTCGCCGCTCGACCAGCTCCTGCGGCGTGCGAGCCAGTACCAGCTCCTCGATCCCGCCAAGGAGATCGAGCTCGCCCAGCGCATCGAGAAGGGCGATCTCGACGCCAAGGACCTGCTGGTCAACTCCAACCTTCGGCTGGTCGTCTCCGTGGCGCGGCATTACGTGGGGCAGGGCCTCACCCTGGACGACCTCGTCCAGGAAGGCATGCTCGGCCTGATCCGCGCCGTCGAGAAGTTCGACTACCGCAAGGGCTACCGCTTCTCGACCTACGCGACGATCTGGATCCGCCAGGCGCTGCAGCGCGGCCTCGACAACACGGGCCGCACGATCCGCCTGCCCTCCCATATGTCGCAGCGGGCACGCCGGATCGCGCGTGTGGAGCGGGAGCTGACCGCCGAGCACGGCGAGCCGCCGACGGACGAGAAGATCGCCGCCGCGGCCGAGCTGGAGCTCGAGGAAGTCGCGCTGCTCCGTGAGCGCGACCGCGCGCTGGCCAGCCTCGATCAGACCGTCGGCGACGACGGCGAGACCGCGCTGGGCGCCCTGCTTCCCGCCGACGGCGAGACCGTCGACGAGGAGGTCGAGCGCGAGACCGAGGCGTCGTCGCTGCGCGACGCCGTCAACCGCCTCCCCGAGGACGAGCGCGAGGTCATCCACCTGCGCTTCGGCACCGGTGGCGACGGCGAGCACACGCTCGTCCAGGCCGCCCGCCGTCTCGGGATGCCGCCCTCGAAGGCTCGCCAGGCCGAGGAGCGCGCCCTGCGCCGCCTCGCGGCCGACGGCGACGTCAAGGGCCTCCGCGTCGCCGCGTAG
- a CDS encoding SGNH/GDSL hydrolase family protein yields the protein MPDLAGGEPPAFAAGMPAGLPEGGPVLALGDSILCGPEEGAFGVPPRVWPQWLAETLDLPFHRLARPGASAPQVADGFLGRLRGDYALACVGVGTNDVRALDWEPRVFAAALERILDAVGARAARVCVATVPLDLGRPRAGAKVADLNAIVRNLAASKGSTVVDLDDFGGWRHQFPDAVHPTALGQLEIARRAADALDLDVSPPALAAVRAGWRADAAYAATRQIAHLVRDWRRRAVERNV from the coding sequence GTGCCTGACCTCGCCGGTGGCGAGCCTCCGGCGTTCGCTGCAGGCATGCCCGCCGGCTTGCCCGAGGGCGGCCCGGTCCTGGCGCTCGGCGACTCGATCCTCTGCGGGCCGGAGGAGGGCGCGTTCGGGGTCCCGCCGCGCGTCTGGCCCCAGTGGTTGGCCGAGACCCTCGACCTGCCCTTCCACCGACTAGCCCGACCGGGTGCATCTGCGCCGCAGGTCGCGGACGGGTTCCTCGGCCGGCTGCGGGGCGACTACGCGCTGGCGTGCGTGGGCGTCGGCACCAACGACGTGCGTGCGCTCGACTGGGAACCGCGCGTGTTCGCCGCCGCGCTGGAGCGGATCCTCGACGCGGTCGGCGCCCGCGCCGCGCGCGTCTGCGTCGCGACCGTGCCGCTCGACCTCGGCCGGCCGCGGGCCGGTGCCAAAGTGGCCGATCTCAACGCGATCGTGCGCAACCTTGCGGCCTCCAAGGGTTCGACGGTGGTCGATCTCGACGACTTCGGCGGCTGGCGGCATCAGTTTCCTGACGCCGTCCACCCGACCGCGCTCGGCCAGCTCGAGATCGCCCGCCGCGCCGCCGACGCACTGGATCTGGACGTATCGCCGCCGGCGCTGGCTGCCGTCCGCGCGGGATGGCGCGCCGACGCCGCGTACGCGGCCACACGCCAGATCGCTCATCTGGTCCGAGATTGGCGGCGTAGAGCGGTCGAACGTAACGTTTGA
- a CDS encoding 4-alpha-glucanotransferase produces MNHLTGRASGVQLHLTSLPGGRLGPEARRFVDWLAAAGQRWWQMLPLGPPDRYGSPYKASSAFAAWNGFLERPDAPVDREEIDAFVGRHAFWAGSLPPKMLPDQVRFDREWAALRAYAAERGVGLIGDVPIYVAPGSYDQKAWPELFLDGIVAGVPPDAFTAAGQRWGNPIYDWPASQRRGYRWWVERFRRTFELYDMARIDHFRGFVAYWAVPAADRDARGGTWQRGPGRAPFAAARTALGWTGSGSFIAEDLGVITPPVTRLRRELGYPGMVVLQFAFDPEDPRGPHRLENHREDVVAYTGTHDTDTLRGWWSTLEAPRREEAQRALRAAGLEGDDVDDHDSVVWGLIRLWMSSPAPVVMLQVQDVLGLGSEARMNLPGTAGGAWKFALRKGQLRATHAKRLRAATEEAGRA; encoded by the coding sequence ATGAACCACCTCACCGGACGCGCGAGCGGCGTCCAGCTTCATCTCACCTCGCTGCCGGGCGGTCGGCTGGGCCCCGAGGCCCGTCGGTTCGTCGACTGGCTGGCGGCGGCCGGGCAGCGCTGGTGGCAGATGCTCCCACTCGGCCCGCCCGATCGCTATGGGTCGCCGTACAAGGCGTCGTCGGCGTTCGCGGCGTGGAACGGGTTCCTCGAGCGCCCCGACGCGCCGGTCGACCGTGAGGAGATCGACGCGTTCGTCGGGCGCCACGCGTTCTGGGCCGGCTCGCTGCCACCGAAGATGCTGCCCGACCAGGTGCGCTTCGACCGCGAGTGGGCGGCGCTGCGCGCCTACGCGGCCGAGCGCGGCGTCGGGCTGATCGGCGATGTCCCGATCTACGTCGCGCCCGGGTCCTACGACCAGAAGGCGTGGCCGGAGCTGTTCCTCGACGGCATCGTCGCCGGCGTGCCGCCGGACGCCTTCACGGCGGCGGGCCAGCGCTGGGGCAACCCGATCTACGACTGGCCGGCCAGTCAGCGGCGCGGCTACCGCTGGTGGGTCGAGCGCTTCCGGCGCACGTTCGAGTTGTATGACATGGCTCGCATCGACCACTTCCGCGGGTTCGTCGCCTACTGGGCGGTGCCGGCCGCCGACCGCGACGCGCGCGGCGGGACGTGGCAGCGCGGGCCGGGGCGCGCGCCGTTCGCGGCCGCTCGCACCGCGCTCGGGTGGACCGGGTCCGGATCCTTCATCGCCGAGGACCTCGGCGTCATCACGCCGCCGGTCACGCGGCTGCGGCGCGAGCTCGGCTACCCGGGCATGGTCGTGCTCCAGTTCGCGTTCGACCCCGAGGACCCGCGCGGACCGCACCGGCTGGAGAACCACCGGGAAGACGTCGTCGCCTACACCGGCACGCACGACACCGACACCCTGCGCGGCTGGTGGTCGACGCTGGAGGCGCCGCGGCGCGAGGAGGCGCAGCGCGCGCTGCGCGCGGCGGGGCTGGAGGGCGACGACGTCGACGACCACGACTCCGTCGTGTGGGGCCTGATCCGGCTGTGGATGTCGTCGCCGGCGCCGGTGGTGATGCTCCAGGTCCAGGACGTCCTCGGGCTCGGGTCGGAGGCGCGGATGAACCTGCCCGGGACCGCGGGCGGCGCGTGGAAGTTCGCGCTGCGCAAGGGGCAGTTGCGGGCGACGCACGCCAAGCGGCTGCGCGCGGCGACCGAAGAGGCCGGGCGTGCCTGA
- a CDS encoding alpha-1,4-glucan--maltose-1-phosphate maltosyltransferase, with protein MKNGGGTKRAKPAAPPRIVLLEPGPVIDGGRFAPKRTVGEAVDVRATIFADGHDVLRAVVKWKAPGGRRWNEAPLTHVDKHVEGDTYAGTFTVEQLGRHQWTIEAWIDRFASWREEIRRKVQFGQHDLAGELSEGVVLLQAAAERAKASSDRRLIQHAIATLTDDEAPEEAKHDAVLGPELAAAIDRYPDRTDEAASLPEPFEVDVDRPLARFGSWYELFPRSWGGLAGTAEVLPQIAALGFDVLYLTPIHPIGVTNRKGANNALTAGEGDPGSPWAIGLAGVGGHDAIHPELGTLDDFQHLVDVARDHDVDIAIDFAIQCSADHPWLTEHPEWFHRRPDGSLKYAENPPKKYQDIYNVNFQCEDWKNLWNALRDVVLTWVERGVKVFRVDNPHTKPIAFWEWLLREVRAKHPDTIFLAEAFTRRAVMRTLAKVGFNQSYTYFTWQQSRWELEQYLHELAHETADYYRPNFFANTPDILTEQLQHGGRAAFESRLVLAATLSPTYGIYSGYEWIEQTAVKPGSEEYLDSEKYEVKERTLDGAPLLGLVRLLNEARRAHPALQHLSNLTFLDTRNDGLIAYIKQHEDDAVLAVVCLDPQWAQEGSVYVPDNLGLPWSFQVQDLLDGSRYDWRVGDNYVRLAPGDRQAHLFRVVNG; from the coding sequence GTGAAGAACGGTGGCGGGACCAAACGCGCCAAGCCCGCGGCACCGCCGCGCATCGTGCTCCTGGAGCCCGGTCCCGTCATCGACGGCGGTCGCTTCGCCCCCAAGCGCACGGTGGGCGAGGCGGTCGACGTCCGCGCCACCATCTTCGCCGACGGCCACGACGTCCTGCGCGCGGTCGTCAAGTGGAAGGCGCCCGGCGGCCGGCGCTGGAACGAGGCGCCGCTGACGCACGTCGACAAGCACGTCGAGGGCGACACGTACGCCGGGACGTTCACGGTCGAGCAGCTCGGCCGCCACCAGTGGACGATCGAGGCGTGGATCGACCGCTTCGCGTCGTGGCGCGAGGAGATCCGGCGCAAGGTCCAGTTCGGCCAGCACGACCTCGCCGGCGAGCTGAGCGAGGGCGTCGTGCTGCTCCAGGCCGCGGCCGAGCGCGCCAAGGCGTCCTCCGACCGCCGGCTCATCCAGCACGCGATCGCCACGCTGACCGACGACGAGGCGCCCGAGGAGGCCAAGCACGACGCCGTGCTCGGGCCCGAGCTGGCCGCCGCGATCGACCGCTACCCCGACCGCACCGACGAGGCGGCCTCGCTGCCCGAGCCGTTCGAGGTCGACGTCGACCGGCCGCTCGCGCGCTTCGGCTCCTGGTACGAGCTGTTCCCGCGCTCGTGGGGCGGCCTGGCGGGCACGGCCGAGGTCCTCCCGCAGATCGCCGCGCTCGGCTTCGACGTCCTCTACCTCACACCGATCCACCCGATCGGCGTCACGAACCGCAAGGGCGCCAACAACGCGCTGACCGCGGGCGAGGGCGACCCGGGCTCGCCGTGGGCGATCGGGCTGGCCGGCGTCGGCGGCCACGACGCCATCCATCCGGAGCTCGGCACGCTCGACGACTTCCAGCACCTGGTCGACGTCGCTCGCGACCACGACGTCGACATCGCGATCGACTTCGCGATCCAGTGCAGCGCCGACCACCCGTGGCTGACCGAGCATCCGGAGTGGTTCCACCGCCGCCCGGACGGCTCGCTCAAGTACGCCGAGAACCCGCCCAAGAAGTACCAGGACATCTACAACGTCAACTTCCAGTGCGAGGACTGGAAGAACCTGTGGAACGCGCTGCGCGACGTCGTCCTCACCTGGGTCGAGCGCGGCGTCAAGGTGTTCCGCGTCGACAACCCGCACACCAAGCCCATCGCCTTCTGGGAGTGGCTGCTGCGCGAGGTCCGGGCCAAGCACCCGGACACGATCTTCCTGGCCGAGGCGTTCACGCGCCGCGCCGTGATGCGCACGCTGGCCAAGGTCGGGTTCAACCAGTCCTACACCTACTTCACGTGGCAGCAGTCGCGCTGGGAGCTGGAGCAGTACCTGCACGAGCTGGCCCACGAGACGGCCGACTACTACCGCCCCAACTTCTTCGCCAACACGCCGGACATCCTCACCGAGCAGCTGCAGCACGGCGGTCGCGCGGCGTTCGAGTCCCGGCTCGTGCTCGCCGCGACGCTCAGCCCGACCTACGGGATCTACTCCGGCTACGAGTGGATCGAGCAGACCGCGGTCAAGCCCGGCAGCGAGGAGTACCTGGACTCCGAGAAGTACGAGGTCAAGGAGCGCACGCTGGACGGCGCGCCGCTGCTCGGCCTCGTCCGGCTGCTCAACGAGGCGCGCCGCGCGCACCCCGCGCTCCAGCACCTGTCCAACCTCACGTTCCTGGACACGCGCAACGACGGCCTCATCGCCTACATCAAGCAGCACGAGGACGACGCGGTCCTCGCGGTCGTCTGCCTCGACCCGCAGTGGGCCCAGGAGGGCTCCGTCTACGTGCCCGACAACCTCGGCCTGCCCTGGAGCTTCCAGGTCCAGGACCTGCTCGACGGCAGCCGCTACGACTGGCGGGTCGGCGACAACTACGTCCGGCTCGCGCCCGGCGACCGCCAGGCGCACCTCTTCCGGGTGGTGAACGGGTGA
- the treS gene encoding maltose alpha-D-glucosyltransferase: MWFKRAIFYEIHMRGFYDGNDDGSGDFVGLTEKLDYLQWLGVDCIWLLPMFASPLRDGGYDIADFYAIHPDYGTVEDFEAFILAAHERGIRVIADLVMNHTSSDHQWFQDARNAPAGSPERDMYVWSDTDEKYADARIIFTDTETSNWTWDPVAGQYFWHRFFSHQPDLNYDNPVVHSRMLDVLRFWLDRGLDGFRLDAVPYLYEREGTNCENLEETHEFLRKVRATVDEEYPDRVLLAEANQWPEDVVEYYGKGEGDECHMAFHFPVMPRMFMSLRREDATPMLEILDRTPAIPRTAQWGLFLRNHDELTLEMVTDEERDYMYGEYAKDPRMKINVGIRRRLAPLLDNGRDEIELMTAILFSLPGSPVLYYGDEIAMGDNIYLGDRDGVRTPMQWTGDRNGGFSRADFAQLYAPPLMDPVYGFQAVNVEAQLRTPTSLLRWLHRFIALRKEHPVFGLGDYRPLHTENPRIFAHLRTYADDVIMCVHNVARSAQAVQLDLSEHEGRYPVEMFGRSRFPRIGELPYLLTLAPRGFFWFVLEKPAEETDDDNNGEESA; the protein is encoded by the coding sequence ATGTGGTTCAAGCGCGCGATCTTCTACGAGATCCACATGCGCGGGTTCTACGACGGCAACGACGACGGGTCGGGCGACTTCGTCGGGCTGACCGAGAAGCTCGACTACCTGCAGTGGCTGGGCGTGGACTGCATCTGGCTGCTGCCGATGTTCGCCAGCCCGCTGCGCGACGGCGGCTACGACATCGCCGACTTCTACGCGATCCATCCGGACTACGGAACGGTGGAGGACTTCGAAGCCTTCATCCTGGCCGCGCACGAGCGCGGCATCCGCGTCATCGCCGACCTGGTGATGAACCACACGTCGTCGGACCACCAGTGGTTCCAGGACGCGCGCAACGCGCCGGCCGGCTCGCCCGAGCGCGACATGTACGTGTGGTCGGACACCGACGAGAAGTACGCCGACGCGCGCATCATCTTCACCGACACCGAGACGTCGAACTGGACGTGGGATCCCGTGGCCGGCCAGTACTTCTGGCACCGCTTCTTCTCCCATCAGCCTGACCTCAACTACGACAACCCGGTCGTCCACTCGCGCATGCTCGACGTGCTGCGGTTCTGGCTGGACCGCGGGCTCGACGGGTTCCGGCTCGACGCCGTGCCCTACCTGTACGAGCGCGAGGGCACCAACTGCGAGAACCTGGAGGAGACGCACGAGTTCCTGCGCAAGGTGCGCGCCACGGTCGACGAGGAGTACCCCGACCGCGTGCTGCTCGCCGAGGCCAACCAGTGGCCCGAGGACGTCGTCGAGTACTACGGCAAGGGCGAGGGCGACGAGTGCCACATGGCCTTCCACTTCCCGGTCATGCCGCGCATGTTCATGTCCTTGCGCCGTGAGGACGCGACGCCGATGCTCGAGATCCTCGACCGCACGCCGGCGATCCCGCGCACCGCGCAGTGGGGCCTGTTCCTGCGCAACCACGACGAGCTGACGCTCGAGATGGTCACCGACGAGGAACGCGACTACATGTACGGGGAGTACGCCAAGGACCCGCGCATGAAGATCAACGTCGGGATCCGGCGCCGGCTCGCGCCGCTGCTGGACAACGGCCGCGACGAGATCGAGCTGATGACGGCGATCCTGTTCTCGCTGCCGGGCTCGCCCGTCCTCTACTACGGCGACGAGATCGCCATGGGCGACAACATCTACCTCGGCGACCGCGACGGCGTGCGCACGCCGATGCAGTGGACCGGCGACCGCAACGGCGGGTTCTCGCGCGCCGACTTCGCGCAGCTCTACGCGCCGCCGCTGATGGACCCGGTCTACGGCTTCCAGGCCGTCAACGTCGAGGCGCAGCTGCGCACGCCGACGTCGCTGCTGCGCTGGCTGCACCGCTTCATCGCGCTGCGCAAGGAGCACCCGGTCTTCGGCCTCGGCGACTACCGCCCGCTGCACACCGAGAACCCGCGGATCTTCGCCCACCTGCGCACCTACGCCGACGACGTGATCATGTGCGTGCACAACGTCGCGCGCTCCGCGCAGGCGGTCCAGCTCGACCTCTCCGAGCACGAGGGGCGCTACCCGGTCGAGATGTTCGGCCGCTCGCGCTTCCCGCGGATCGGCGAGCTGCCCTACCTGCTGACGCTCGCCCCGCGCGGCTTCTTCTGGTTCGTCCTGGAGAAGCCCGCCGAAGAGACCGATGACGACAACAACGGCGAGGAGAGCGCATGA
- a CDS encoding maltokinase N-terminal cap-like domain-containing protein — protein MTTPVRELRLPSEDDLREFVIAQRWFGSKSREVAHFRVLETIPLTEQPLGIAVLEVEFLPGTHELYQLPIGARPAGEWNEGIICVNEGMAIYDAMSDPETARQLVRLIARDTAIETGQGTAEFRAVGEGAHPLPAEVGVVRPMGAEQSNSSVVLDEKYVLKAYRRLGAGPNPELEILRFLTDLDFPHIAALRGWYGHSGRLIDTTLGIVQDFLGGATDGWDLALADLREDPSRFVARARALGEVTGRLHTALGSDNQDPAFAPEDTSAEALGLLTATVDEEIERVFLDLPDDREDLATIRGRGEEVREKLRLLTQVGSAGRVIRHHGDYHLGQVMHTADGDWVVLDFEGEPARTLIERRRKRSPLRDVAGMLRSFAYAATASELLHGAAAPAGWEDDVRAAYLDGYVEETDQSLLPPGRAAVERLLAVFELEKAVYELRYELDNRPDWVKIPVAGIARLLDPETTEPEA, from the coding sequence ATGACGACGCCGGTCCGCGAGCTGCGGCTCCCCAGCGAAGACGACCTGCGCGAGTTCGTGATCGCGCAGCGGTGGTTCGGCTCCAAGTCGCGCGAGGTCGCGCACTTCCGCGTGCTGGAGACGATCCCGCTGACCGAGCAGCCGCTGGGCATCGCCGTGCTCGAGGTCGAGTTCCTGCCCGGCACGCACGAGCTCTACCAGCTGCCGATCGGCGCGCGCCCCGCGGGCGAGTGGAACGAGGGCATCATCTGCGTCAACGAGGGCATGGCGATCTACGACGCCATGAGCGACCCGGAGACCGCGCGCCAGCTCGTCCGGCTGATCGCCCGCGACACCGCGATCGAGACCGGCCAGGGGACCGCCGAGTTCCGGGCGGTCGGCGAGGGCGCCCACCCGCTGCCCGCCGAGGTCGGCGTCGTCCGGCCGATGGGCGCCGAGCAGTCCAACTCCTCGGTCGTGCTCGACGAGAAGTACGTGTTGAAGGCCTACCGCCGGCTCGGCGCAGGTCCCAACCCCGAGCTCGAGATCCTGCGCTTCCTGACCGACCTCGACTTCCCGCACATCGCCGCGCTGCGCGGCTGGTACGGGCACTCTGGCCGGCTGATCGACACGACGCTCGGCATCGTCCAGGACTTCCTCGGCGGCGCGACCGACGGCTGGGACCTGGCGCTCGCCGACCTGCGTGAGGACCCGTCGCGGTTCGTCGCCCGGGCGCGGGCGCTCGGCGAGGTCACCGGGCGGCTGCACACGGCGCTGGGCTCCGACAACCAGGACCCGGCGTTCGCGCCCGAGGACACCTCGGCCGAGGCGCTGGGGCTGCTGACCGCGACCGTGGACGAGGAGATCGAGCGCGTCTTCCTCGACCTCCCCGACGACCGCGAGGACCTCGCCACCATCCGCGGCCGCGGCGAGGAGGTGCGCGAGAAGCTGCGCCTGCTCACCCAGGTCGGGTCGGCGGGGCGCGTCATCCGCCACCACGGCGACTACCACCTCGGCCAGGTGATGCACACCGCCGACGGCGACTGGGTCGTCCTGGACTTCGAGGGCGAGCCCGCCCGCACGCTGATCGAGCGGCGCCGCAAGCGCTCGCCGCTGCGCGACGTCGCCGGGATGCTGCGGTCCTTCGCCTACGCCGCGACCGCGTCGGAGCTGCTGCACGGCGCCGCCGCGCCGGCGGGCTGGGAAGACGATGTGCGCGCCGCCTACCTCGACGGGTACGTCGAGGAGACCGACCAGTCGCTGCTGCCGCCCGGACGGGCGGCGGTCGAGCGGCTGCTGGCCGTCTTCGAGCTGGAGAAGGCGGTGTACGAGCTGCGCTACGAGTTGGACAACCGGCCCGACTGGGTCAAGATCCCGGTGGCCGGGATCGCGCGGCTGCTCGACCCCGAGACGACGGAGCCGGAGGCATGA